One Vibrio gazogenes genomic region harbors:
- the yghU gene encoding glutathione-dependent disulfide-bond oxidoreductase yields the protein MSENQYVPPKVWKNEPSSGNQWANINRPEAGARFEQDLPVGEHPFQLYSLGTPNGQKVTILFEELLALGIKEAEYDAHLINIGDSEQFSSGFVAINPNSKIPALVDNSGDEAVNVFESASILVHLAEKFGQFLPASGAARIQTLNWLFWVQGSAPFLGGGFGHFYAYADEKQEYPINRFAMEVKRQLDVLDKQLAKNTYVSGEEYTIADMAIWPWYGNLVLGQAYNAGEFLQVHTYENVVRWAKQIETREAVQRGRIVNRTMGEAWEQLAERHSAADIDNALKLKP from the coding sequence ATGAGTGAAAACCAATACGTACCACCTAAAGTCTGGAAAAATGAACCAAGCTCGGGGAATCAATGGGCGAATATTAACCGCCCGGAAGCCGGGGCCAGATTTGAGCAAGATCTGCCTGTTGGTGAGCACCCATTCCAACTTTATTCATTAGGCACACCGAACGGCCAAAAAGTCACAATCCTGTTTGAAGAACTCTTAGCATTGGGCATTAAAGAAGCTGAATATGACGCTCACCTCATTAATATCGGGGATTCTGAGCAGTTTTCATCGGGATTCGTTGCTATCAATCCAAATTCAAAAATTCCGGCTCTGGTTGATAACTCAGGGGATGAAGCGGTCAACGTGTTTGAATCAGCGTCTATATTGGTCCACCTTGCTGAAAAATTTGGCCAGTTTTTACCGGCAAGTGGTGCAGCAAGAATTCAAACATTGAACTGGTTGTTTTGGGTGCAAGGCTCTGCACCATTTTTAGGCGGTGGTTTTGGTCATTTCTATGCGTATGCAGATGAAAAACAAGAGTACCCGATTAACCGTTTCGCAATGGAAGTGAAACGTCAGCTCGATGTGTTAGATAAGCAACTGGCAAAAAATACTTATGTATCTGGTGAGGAATATACCATTGCGGATATGGCGATTTGGCCTTGGTATGGCAATCTGGTGTTGGGTCAGGCATACAACGCTGGTGAGTTTTTACAAGTTCATACATACGAAAATGTTGTCCGTTGGGCAAAACAGATCGAAACGCGTGAAGCCGTCCAGCGTGGCCGTATTGTAAACCGTACGATGGGTGAAGCATGGGAACAATTGGCTGAAAGACATAGCGCAGCAGATATCGATAACGCTTTAAAATTAAAGCCATAG
- a CDS encoding acetate uptake transporter — translation MSMKLANPAPLGLMGFGMTTVLLNIHNAGFFPLDSMILAMGIFYGGLSQVIVGMMCFKRGDTFGTTAFTSYGLFWLTLVGLIVLPKMGLPASPAHFMGCYLALWGIFTGFMFIGSLCYPIAKQVVFGSLTVLFALLAIRDFTGNETIGVIAGFEGIFCGASAIYFAMAQVLNHEYGRVILPVGDKRKLKVQPIVA, via the coding sequence ATGTCAATGAAATTAGCCAACCCAGCCCCTCTTGGCTTAATGGGTTTTGGTATGACCACCGTATTGCTCAATATTCACAATGCAGGGTTCTTCCCTCTCGATTCAATGATTCTGGCCATGGGAATATTTTATGGCGGACTCAGTCAAGTCATTGTGGGCATGATGTGTTTTAAACGTGGTGATACATTCGGTACCACAGCGTTCACCTCTTACGGTTTATTTTGGCTCACCTTAGTCGGCCTGATTGTGCTGCCCAAAATGGGGCTGCCTGCCAGCCCGGCTCACTTTATGGGTTGCTACCTCGCATTGTGGGGAATCTTCACCGGATTTATGTTTATTGGCTCTTTGTGTTATCCAATAGCCAAACAAGTGGTGTTCGGCTCTCTGACCGTTTTGTTTGCATTATTGGCAATCCGTGATTTCACCGGTAATGAAACCATTGGCGTGATTGCCGGTTTTGAAGGTATTTTCTGTGGCGCAAGTGCGATCTACTTCGCGATGGCGCAAGTGCTCAACCATGAATATGGTCGCGTAATTCTACCCGTGGGCGATAAACGTAAGCTCAAGGTTCAACCCATCGTTGCTTAA
- a CDS encoding MipA/OmpV family protein, translating into MSNSYLKRVLCLIPASCLIAFPGYAAESSGFSLGLGAAYSTSTYKDYDENVFPLPIVNYDNNVFFVHGLSAGAYLYQDEYNVLQASVSYYAQEFDPSDANNSQMKLLDKRDSTAMGAISYTYRSPLGNITSSLAIDVLDETDGGMIASAQYNYPIPFTQQLTIIPEAGIKYTNSDLNQHYYGVSSSESVRSGLTTYDPGSATTPYFGVTLRYNVSDTLGAFIASRYQVLPDEIKDSPMVDSSHTIQTTAGISYRF; encoded by the coding sequence ATGTCAAATTCATATTTAAAACGGGTTTTATGCCTTATTCCGGCATCATGCTTAATCGCATTTCCGGGATATGCTGCAGAAAGTAGCGGCTTCTCACTCGGTCTCGGTGCTGCATATTCAACGTCAACTTATAAAGATTATGATGAAAATGTCTTTCCGCTACCGATAGTCAATTACGATAATAATGTTTTCTTTGTTCATGGACTCTCAGCAGGGGCTTACTTGTATCAAGACGAATACAATGTGTTACAAGCGTCTGTGTCTTACTATGCTCAGGAGTTCGATCCGAGTGATGCCAACAACAGCCAAATGAAATTGTTGGACAAAAGAGACAGCACGGCAATGGGTGCCATTTCTTATACATATCGCTCCCCGCTTGGTAATATCACATCCTCTCTTGCTATCGACGTGCTCGATGAAACCGATGGCGGCATGATTGCTTCGGCACAATATAACTATCCAATCCCTTTTACTCAGCAATTAACCATTATTCCTGAAGCTGGTATCAAATATACCAATAGTGATTTGAATCAGCATTATTATGGTGTCAGTTCAAGCGAATCTGTACGCAGTGGATTAACAACTTATGATCCCGGCAGTGCGACCACACCGTATTTCGGCGTCACACTTAGATATAATGTTTCTGATACCTTAGGTGCATTTATCGCCAGCCGTTATCAAGTATTACCCGACGAAATTAAAGATAGTCCAATGGTTGATTCTAGTCACACCATTCAAACAACTGCCGGCATTTCTTATCGTTTTTAA
- the viaA gene encoding ATPase RavA stimulator ViaA — protein sequence MLGVDGLNLAMMIADSGLIDTAVNELMDNVQLLIAVENRGVNTSVQNHLLKWRGQVKKRMTNVCETERFQQELALYQEVIHWDEKTFFQKIPEVLQQLEWHSAFYTTARQLCEQKKNFSNPMFPRYFCDQWYNSLSNALKQAQVMELEANKDKVLDDLYKRIETLRSMDQVTDTDDIKSIRRLWNMAGAKLGKVDLTVMKKHAEFLKKHKEIQQIAENLGRMASEVDDPDLQQASVETLQLVEEQSDQATDDIVGVHQSDDLNKILPNEMLFLAHPELEVIFYKHLIDKRLLNYRMQGKSRTLSKVTTTKPANAQVDIEKGPFVVCIDASGSMNGFPEQCAKAVAYALMQIALADNRDCYVVIFSTQIITYQLTKQDGLREVCDFLSYTFKGGTDLELALSDAIKTMHSDRYKNADLVVISDFMAPKPSQELNDAINTLKARHNRFHAISLSRYGNPQLMEIFDYNWRYYPGIIGRLIKSRSSVR from the coding sequence ATGTTAGGTGTTGACGGACTAAATCTCGCAATGATGATCGCCGATTCGGGGTTAATTGATACTGCGGTGAATGAACTGATGGACAACGTTCAACTGTTGATCGCGGTTGAAAACCGAGGTGTGAATACGTCGGTACAAAATCATTTGCTCAAGTGGCGTGGTCAGGTCAAGAAAAGAATGACCAATGTTTGTGAAACGGAGCGATTTCAACAGGAATTAGCGTTATATCAGGAAGTGATTCATTGGGATGAAAAGACGTTTTTTCAGAAAATCCCTGAGGTGTTACAACAACTCGAATGGCATTCTGCATTTTATACCACTGCCCGTCAGTTATGTGAGCAAAAGAAAAACTTTAGTAATCCGATGTTCCCCCGTTACTTTTGTGATCAATGGTATAACAGTTTATCCAATGCGCTTAAACAGGCGCAGGTGATGGAGCTGGAAGCGAATAAAGATAAGGTATTGGACGACTTATATAAGCGGATTGAAACACTGCGTTCCATGGATCAAGTGACGGATACCGACGATATAAAAAGTATCCGCCGTCTGTGGAATATGGCCGGTGCCAAATTAGGCAAAGTTGATTTAACCGTGATGAAAAAGCATGCTGAATTTCTTAAAAAACATAAAGAAATTCAACAAATTGCTGAAAATCTTGGTCGTATGGCCAGTGAGGTGGATGATCCTGATCTGCAGCAGGCAAGCGTCGAAACACTACAGTTGGTTGAAGAACAATCTGATCAGGCCACCGACGATATTGTGGGTGTCCATCAAAGTGATGATCTGAATAAAATTCTCCCCAATGAGATGCTGTTTTTAGCTCATCCTGAGCTGGAAGTTATTTTTTATAAGCATTTGATTGATAAACGGTTATTGAACTATCGTATGCAGGGGAAGTCACGAACATTATCGAAAGTGACAACGACAAAACCGGCCAATGCTCAAGTCGATATTGAAAAAGGGCCGTTTGTGGTTTGTATCGATGCGTCTGGTTCGATGAACGGATTTCCGGAGCAGTGTGCTAAAGCGGTTGCCTATGCTTTGATGCAAATTGCTTTGGCGGATAACCGGGATTGCTATGTTGTCATTTTCTCAACACAAATCATCACCTATCAATTGACCAAGCAAGATGGACTGAGAGAAGTGTGTGACTTTTTGAGTTATACCTTTAAAGGCGGTACTGATCTGGAGCTGGCATTATCGGATGCGATTAAGACCATGCACAGTGATCGATATAAGAATGCTGATTTGGTGGTGATTTCTGATTTTATGGCACCAAAACCTTCTCAGGAATTGAATGATGCGATCAACACATTAAAGGCAAGGCATAACCGTTTTCACGCCATTAGCCTTTCTCGCTATGGGAACCCACAATTAATGGAAATATTTGATTACAACTGGCGTTATTACCCCGGTATTATCGGTCGTTTGATAAAAAGTCGTTCATCCGTCAGATAA
- a CDS encoding ATPase RavA domain-containing protein has protein sequence MVSSIPASHSQKALLSERINKLAGALADGVYEREHAIKICLLSALAGESVFLLGPPGIAKSLIAKRLIQAFENSSYFEYLMTRFSTPEEVFGPLSIQELKDNGRYLRLTKGYLPTAQVVFLDEIWKAGPAILNTLLTVVNEKTFNNGSEVERVPMRLLVSASNELPDKDSGLEALFDRILVRIFVNRIQNKQNFKSMLTVGTPQEAHIPEGLAITDQEYHEWQQALDQLTLSNDVFEKLYQLKSMLDTAAENSTLTTSDEMYVSDRRWKKAVKLLKASAFFNGRDSINPLDLFLLQDCLWNSPDSLAIVKDVIREFALRYAFDQQDVEHQIEIGQETLTDIQRELEEKYTMPLVVEKTAGLIKKQVYSYDLTHAKTYQSGNRKDLLKIVLLQSHMTVTDAENTDKYCHWVYVPKTEFDKVIREGGGELFGYVNQNTTLCSFQFGVDSEDLLIIKDIANRSVLVSVVTTQHQNQHQLFQAWQTRIEQVHQQLAQAASQLLQASRLFHDALPHHFIDPELPVAMESSLQQLQQQLEQSITACEEAAQQMNHFGQYFT, from the coding sequence ATGGTAAGTTCAATTCCTGCAAGCCATTCGCAGAAGGCGTTGCTGTCAGAAAGAATTAACAAATTAGCCGGTGCACTGGCTGATGGTGTTTATGAACGGGAACACGCGATTAAAATTTGTCTGCTTTCTGCCCTTGCTGGTGAAAGCGTGTTTCTATTAGGCCCCCCCGGTATTGCAAAAAGTTTGATTGCGAAACGTCTGATTCAAGCCTTCGAGAATAGTTCCTATTTTGAATACCTCATGACACGTTTTTCAACGCCTGAAGAAGTATTCGGCCCCTTGAGTATTCAAGAGTTAAAGGATAATGGACGTTATCTTCGGTTAACTAAAGGCTATCTACCCACGGCTCAAGTCGTTTTCTTAGATGAGATCTGGAAAGCCGGCCCTGCTATCTTGAATACATTGTTAACGGTCGTGAATGAAAAAACGTTCAACAATGGTAGTGAAGTTGAGCGTGTACCCATGCGTCTGTTGGTCTCTGCATCGAATGAGTTACCGGATAAAGACAGTGGTCTGGAAGCGTTATTTGACAGAATTCTGGTGCGGATCTTTGTCAACCGTATCCAGAATAAACAAAACTTTAAGTCGATGCTGACGGTGGGTACTCCGCAAGAAGCCCATATTCCGGAAGGGTTGGCGATTACCGATCAGGAGTATCACGAGTGGCAGCAGGCATTAGATCAATTGACGCTGAGTAACGATGTTTTTGAGAAACTCTACCAGCTCAAGTCAATGCTTGATACAGCAGCGGAAAATAGTACATTGACGACATCCGATGAGATGTATGTGTCTGACCGACGTTGGAAAAAAGCCGTTAAACTGCTCAAAGCCAGTGCTTTCTTTAACGGCCGTGACAGCATTAATCCACTGGATCTGTTTCTGCTACAGGATTGTTTGTGGAATAGTCCTGATTCTCTTGCCATTGTGAAGGACGTGATTCGTGAGTTTGCGCTGAGATATGCGTTTGATCAGCAGGATGTTGAGCACCAAATTGAGATAGGTCAGGAAACGCTGACCGATATTCAACGAGAGCTAGAAGAAAAATATACAATGCCGTTGGTGGTTGAAAAAACCGCAGGGCTGATTAAAAAACAGGTCTATAGCTATGATCTGACACATGCGAAGACCTATCAATCCGGCAACCGCAAAGACCTCCTTAAAATCGTATTGCTCCAAAGTCATATGACTGTCACCGATGCAGAGAATACTGATAAATATTGTCATTGGGTCTATGTGCCTAAAACTGAGTTTGACAAGGTTATCCGTGAAGGGGGAGGTGAGCTATTCGGCTATGTGAACCAAAATACCACCCTTTGTTCTTTTCAGTTTGGCGTTGACTCAGAAGACTTGTTGATTATCAAAGATATTGCCAATCGTTCGGTACTGGTTTCTGTCGTGACGACACAACATCAAAATCAACATCAACTATTTCAGGCATGGCAAACACGGATTGAACAGGTTCATCAGCAATTGGCGCAAGCCGCTTCTCAGTTACTTCAGGCGTCCCGGTTGTTTCATGATGCGTTGCCACATCATTTTATCGACCCTGAGCTGCCTGTCGCGATGGAAAGTTCATTACAGCAATTACAACAACAGTTGGAGCAATCAATCACTGCGTGCGAAGAAGCCGCACAGCAGATGAATCATTTCGGTCAGTATTTCACTTAG
- a CDS encoding NUDIX hydrolase, whose translation MRKTIHQWKQISLVEEEVMLPTHRPTLHTTIIHPGAAVILPVNQQGEIVMLRQFRPSIRKWLLELPAGTREVPETPLACAQRELAEETGYLANEWVALGQLTPLAGFCDEIQHLFVAKDLSVTQDYQRDDDEVIEIFCLSVQALEKKIIDGEITDTKTIACLSKAKLCGYI comes from the coding sequence ATGCGTAAAACGATACATCAGTGGAAACAGATTTCTTTGGTTGAAGAAGAAGTCATGCTACCAACCCACCGTCCGACCCTTCATACGACAATCATTCATCCGGGAGCAGCAGTGATCCTGCCTGTCAATCAACAGGGAGAGATTGTTATGTTACGACAATTTCGCCCATCAATTCGAAAATGGCTCCTCGAGTTACCCGCTGGTACCCGCGAGGTGCCAGAGACACCACTGGCATGCGCACAACGAGAGCTCGCGGAAGAAACTGGCTATCTTGCTAACGAATGGGTCGCTTTAGGACAGTTAACCCCACTTGCCGGCTTCTGTGATGAGATTCAGCATCTGTTTGTGGCCAAAGATCTCTCTGTGACACAAGATTACCAACGCGACGATGATGAAGTTATTGAAATCTTCTGCCTGTCCGTTCAAGCACTGGAAAAAAAGATTATCGACGGTGAAATTACGGATACCAAAACCATCGCGTGTCTGAGTAAAGCCAAGCTTTGTGGCTATATATGA
- a CDS encoding TetR/AcrR family transcriptional regulator, with amino-acid sequence MTIKRQGRRSAHDAELTRQQILRTATELFCEFGYAQVSLRTISERVGISHSLIRHHFGSKEQIWYCINDNMHQFITHYCQTILMHLSKDMPVNELLYQFIVRMLAFTLINKQPIQLMADVVRQKGSRFDYFVDQSGEVEKLISHLAGDYNQRFPERAIKIWEIKWHMIMFAHGAASLGPFLNETWSQECETENECLLKHWQMCDEIMARKLMIPASSRLEPQQLDELVIQMDEPFSTAQVRSI; translated from the coding sequence ATGACCATAAAAAGACAAGGGCGTCGAAGCGCTCACGATGCCGAACTGACGCGTCAGCAAATTTTACGAACTGCAACTGAACTGTTTTGTGAGTTTGGCTATGCGCAAGTTTCACTACGTACCATCAGCGAAAGAGTCGGCATTTCACACAGCCTGATTCGCCACCATTTTGGCAGTAAAGAACAAATCTGGTATTGCATTAACGACAACATGCATCAATTTATTACCCATTATTGTCAAACCATACTAATGCATTTATCCAAAGACATGCCAGTCAACGAACTCCTTTATCAGTTTATTGTTCGGATGCTGGCTTTCACATTGATTAACAAACAACCGATCCAGTTGATGGCAGATGTGGTTCGCCAGAAAGGCAGCAGATTTGATTATTTCGTTGATCAATCAGGTGAAGTGGAGAAACTGATTTCCCATCTGGCTGGAGACTACAACCAACGTTTTCCGGAACGCGCGATTAAAATTTGGGAAATCAAATGGCACATGATTATGTTTGCTCACGGTGCTGCTTCTTTAGGCCCCTTCCTCAATGAAACTTGGTCACAGGAATGTGAGACCGAAAACGAATGTCTGTTGAAACATTGGCAGATGTGCGATGAAATCATGGCGAGAAAATTAATGATCCCCGCATCATCCCGTTTAGAACCGCAACAACTTGACGAGCTGGTGATTCAAATGGATGAGCCATTTTCTACAGCGCAAGTCAGGTCGATTTAA
- the galE gene encoding UDP-glucose 4-epimerase GalE, with product MNVLITGGMGYIGSHTCIQMIEAGMKPVILDNLYNSKSAVLERIEKISGHRPVFIRGDVRDRSLLIEVLNEYQIDAVIHFAGLKAVGESVQKPLEYYENNVSGTLVLVDAMRIANVKTLIFSSSATVYGDPASVPILEDFPTQATNPYGRSKLIVEECLTDFQHANPDWSITLLRYFNPVGSHPSGEIGEDPQGIPNNLMPFVAQVAVGRRENLSIFGDDYPTKDGTGVRDYIHVMDLADGHIAALQKVGTKGGLHVYNLGTGIGYSVLDMVHAFEKACGQTIPYQLVERRPGDIAECWADPAKATQELGWCATRSLDDMVQDSWRWQSNNPDGYPEL from the coding sequence ATGAATGTATTGATTACCGGCGGTATGGGCTATATTGGCAGCCATACTTGTATTCAGATGATTGAAGCAGGCATGAAGCCTGTGATTTTAGACAATCTTTACAATAGCAAATCAGCCGTGTTGGAACGTATCGAAAAGATTTCTGGTCACCGACCTGTATTTATCCGAGGTGACGTTCGTGACCGTAGTCTATTGATTGAAGTGCTGAATGAGTATCAGATTGATGCTGTGATTCATTTTGCGGGTTTGAAAGCGGTTGGCGAATCGGTTCAAAAACCACTGGAATATTATGAAAATAATGTGAGTGGCACTTTGGTGTTGGTCGATGCGATGCGAATTGCGAATGTTAAGACATTGATTTTCAGTTCATCCGCAACGGTTTACGGTGATCCGGCTTCAGTGCCTATCCTCGAAGATTTTCCGACTCAGGCAACAAACCCGTACGGCAGAAGTAAACTGATCGTTGAAGAATGTCTCACTGATTTCCAACACGCGAATCCGGACTGGAGTATCACATTACTTCGCTATTTTAATCCGGTAGGGTCGCATCCGTCGGGTGAGATTGGTGAAGATCCGCAAGGGATCCCAAACAACCTGATGCCGTTTGTGGCACAAGTTGCCGTCGGACGTCGTGAGAACCTCTCTATTTTTGGTGATGATTATCCGACCAAAGACGGCACCGGGGTTCGGGACTATATTCATGTTATGGATCTCGCCGATGGACATATCGCAGCTTTGCAAAAAGTAGGTACTAAAGGCGGATTGCACGTGTACAACCTCGGAACCGGGATTGGCTACAGTGTGTTGGATATGGTTCATGCATTTGAAAAAGCGTGTGGTCAAACCATTCCGTATCAATTGGTTGAACGTCGTCCGGGAGATATTGCCGAGTGTTGGGCTGATCCGGCCAAAGCAACGCAAGAATTAGGATGGTGTGCGACCCGTTCATTAGATGATATGGTTCAGGATAGCTGGCGGTGGCAGTCAAACAATCCGGACGGTTATCCGGAACTGTAG
- a CDS encoding FAD-dependent oxidoreductase codes for MQNNSSNRQKPRIAIIGGGVAGATAAVHLGEQGLDVVLMERGPSLVNGPPICHLHAGGNLYREISQQQCLELLRQSVETIRLYRHTVNKRPTVIATPTTDPEHPQALLPRLEAVKQAYQAMVQQDARNEVLGDPDEYYRLYDRADLERLKLCTQPNEPVSMDDWLIPFAKHVDLALIQYPVIVVQEYGWSVFRLAATAMLTLQQLPHCQLLTNSTLVDAQMHDGQWHLTYHDKDSQSHTLVVDYLVNACGYETGKLDDLTKNPQYRMAEFKAAYIAKWPDEHSLWPEVIFHGQRGTPQGMAQLTPYADGVFQLHGMTKAITLFDDGLTRSSTHSSQPVLPDVLQMKLTDGWPDAVVEARTRHAIAHIGKFIPDYCRAYPDGKPLFGAQQIPGEDETLRAADVSFSGHNYARIEIVKGSSALEAARKLMSHWQLGHDSTSASIEQQHPISLSFDADRIEQFAIDLAQTRGYPIELAKIIGC; via the coding sequence ATGCAGAATAATTCATCGAATCGCCAAAAACCTCGGATTGCGATTATTGGTGGTGGCGTTGCGGGAGCGACGGCTGCGGTTCATTTAGGTGAACAGGGCTTAGACGTCGTTCTAATGGAACGAGGCCCGAGTTTGGTTAATGGTCCGCCAATCTGCCATCTTCATGCCGGGGGAAACCTATATCGGGAAATCTCTCAACAACAATGTCTGGAATTATTACGACAGTCCGTTGAGACGATTCGGCTATATCGACATACTGTCAACAAGCGTCCGACAGTGATCGCGACCCCAACCACTGATCCCGAACATCCACAAGCATTATTACCTCGGCTAGAAGCGGTAAAACAGGCTTATCAAGCAATGGTTCAACAGGATGCCCGCAATGAAGTTCTGGGGGACCCGGACGAATACTATCGACTCTATGATCGAGCTGATTTAGAACGACTCAAGTTGTGTACCCAGCCAAATGAGCCTGTCAGCATGGATGACTGGTTGATTCCTTTTGCAAAGCATGTGGATTTGGCGCTGATTCAGTATCCCGTTATTGTGGTTCAAGAATATGGGTGGAGTGTTTTCCGCCTTGCTGCAACCGCGATGTTGACCCTCCAACAACTGCCGCATTGTCAGCTGCTAACCAACAGTACGTTGGTCGATGCACAAATGCATGATGGGCAGTGGCATTTGACCTATCATGATAAAGATTCACAATCCCATACGCTGGTTGTGGATTATTTGGTGAATGCCTGTGGATATGAGACAGGCAAGCTGGATGATCTGACCAAGAATCCTCAGTACCGGATGGCTGAATTTAAAGCTGCATATATTGCCAAATGGCCGGATGAGCATAGTCTCTGGCCCGAAGTAATATTTCATGGGCAGCGAGGCACACCACAAGGCATGGCTCAGTTGACACCATATGCGGACGGTGTGTTTCAGTTGCATGGTATGACCAAAGCTATCACCTTGTTTGATGATGGGTTAACACGAAGTTCGACCCATTCATCACAACCAGTTCTGCCCGATGTGTTGCAGATGAAACTAACCGATGGTTGGCCGGATGCCGTGGTTGAAGCCAGAACGCGTCACGCAATTGCGCATATCGGCAAGTTCATACCTGACTATTGTCGCGCTTATCCGGATGGCAAACCACTGTTTGGTGCTCAACAGATCCCGGGTGAAGATGAGACGCTGCGTGCCGCTGATGTGTCGTTCAGTGGTCACAATTATGCCCGGATCGAAATTGTCAAAGGTTCATCGGCATTAGAAGCGGCAAGGAAGCTGATGTCGCACTGGCAATTAGGTCATGACTCAACATCGGCTTCGATTGAGCAGCAGCACCCCATTAGCCTGTCGTTCGACGCCGATAGAATTGAACAATTTGCGATTGATTTGGCTCAGACTCGAGGTTATCCCATTGAACTGGCGAAAATTATTGGTTGTTAA
- a CDS encoding RNA recognition motif domain-containing protein codes for MKLLVRNLARTMTEHDIRVLFSAHGTVTECNLVLDQETGLSKGFAFVEMPDDNEAKAALKTLNLSSVAKSTIRVKLAQN; via the coding sequence ATGAAACTTTTAGTTCGCAATTTAGCGCGTACAATGACTGAGCACGATATTCGTGTTCTTTTTTCTGCTCATGGCACTGTCACTGAGTGCAATTTGGTTTTAGACCAAGAAACGGGATTATCCAAAGGCTTCGCGTTTGTCGAAATGCCCGACGACAATGAAGCAAAAGCGGCTCTCAAAACCCTCAACCTTTCAAGCGTCGCGAAAAGTACTATCCGAGTAAAACTCGCGCAAAACTAA
- a CDS encoding Gfo/Idh/MocA family protein: MMIKKKVRWGVAGLGRIAHRFVKDLTQHVPNSELYAVAAKDQQRAATFADEYQCHRSYGSYQALAQDPNVDVVYVATIHPLHKSVVELFLKHGKHVLVEKPAFTNVNDWDEMASLAQEQGLLLVEAMKSVVFPAYQSLRQFIREHSIKIDTVEAAFGNWHEFDSQSQLFNPDLCGGATLDVGVYALWLYVDLCQLTNSTVSKPTVQYRQDNTQSEVDEYVEFIFDGDINGRVGASITRDLKREAIIQGPDVRIIIHDKWWNPQHIDLFYQGNNHKIMSPARGGGFEYEIEHIASLILQQQYQSDLISAETSRKVIAIMETSLVENGFEYLVHSIR; encoded by the coding sequence ATGATGATTAAGAAGAAGGTTCGTTGGGGAGTTGCTGGGCTAGGCCGAATCGCCCATCGTTTTGTCAAAGACCTGACACAGCATGTTCCAAATAGTGAGTTATATGCCGTCGCAGCAAAAGACCAGCAGCGAGCAGCGACGTTTGCTGATGAATATCAGTGTCACAGAAGTTATGGTTCATATCAGGCGCTCGCACAAGACCCAAACGTTGATGTGGTCTATGTTGCGACCATTCATCCTCTTCACAAAAGTGTGGTTGAGCTGTTTCTAAAACACGGGAAACATGTCTTGGTTGAAAAACCAGCATTTACCAATGTCAATGACTGGGATGAAATGGCCTCACTTGCACAAGAACAAGGCTTACTGTTAGTTGAAGCCATGAAGTCAGTCGTTTTCCCCGCTTATCAATCATTGCGGCAGTTTATCCGGGAACACAGCATAAAAATCGACACGGTGGAGGCGGCCTTTGGCAATTGGCATGAGTTCGACAGCCAGTCGCAACTATTCAATCCTGATTTATGTGGCGGAGCAACGTTAGATGTTGGTGTATATGCGCTATGGCTCTATGTTGATTTATGCCAACTCACGAACAGCACGGTATCCAAACCAACGGTGCAATATCGTCAAGATAATACTCAATCGGAAGTAGACGAATATGTTGAATTCATTTTTGATGGTGACATCAATGGTCGTGTTGGCGCCTCTATTACACGAGATCTAAAACGTGAAGCGATCATTCAAGGGCCGGATGTCAGAATCATCATCCATGACAAATGGTGGAACCCGCAACATATTGATCTGTTCTATCAAGGCAACAATCATAAGATTATGTCCCCTGCGAGAGGTGGCGGGTTTGAATACGAGATTGAACACATCGCTTCGCTGATTCTTCAGCAGCAGTATCAGTCCGACCTGATATCGGCTGAGACGAGTCGAAAGGTGATTGCAATCATGGAAACGAGTTTAGTTGAAAACGGCTTTGAGTATCTGGTCCATTCAATCAGGTAG